In the Ramlibacter tataouinensis TTB310 genome, one interval contains:
- a CDS encoding ArsR/SmtB family transcription factor — protein sequence MATDALSLAFAALADPTRRMLLARLAQGATSVNELAAPFDMSTPAVSKHLKVLERAGLVETGRLAQARPRRLVAQPLQAAAQWLEVYRPLWEARLDRLDGYVRELKAAREQGGNGPPGAKRPGRAGAPPRSPNPPRKKRS from the coding sequence ATGGCGACCGACGCACTGAGCCTGGCCTTCGCGGCGCTGGCCGACCCCACCCGCCGCATGCTGCTGGCCCGCCTGGCCCAGGGTGCGACCAGCGTGAACGAACTGGCGGCGCCCTTCGACATGAGCACGCCGGCGGTCTCCAAGCACCTGAAGGTGCTGGAGCGCGCAGGCCTGGTGGAAACGGGACGCCTGGCGCAGGCCCGGCCGCGCCGGCTGGTCGCGCAGCCGCTGCAGGCGGCGGCCCAGTGGCTGGAGGTTTACCGCCCGCTCTGGGAGGCGCGGCTGGACCGGCTGGACGGCTATGTGCGCGAGCTGAAGGCAGCCCGTGAGCAGGGCGGCAACGGCCCACCCGGCGCCAAGAGGCCCGGCCGCGCCGGTGCGCCGCCGCGGTCCCCGAACCCCCCGCGCAAGAAAAGGAGCTGA
- a CDS encoding SRPBCC family protein gives MPNPMHTDRPQAGHALVITRVLDAPPDLVFEAWTSADHLQRWWYPRQDGRDFVCTSFEMDFRVGGAYRYSIRSPQGQDYPAHGTYLEIAPGRRLVFTFQWDGPASPQTLIAVDFEALAGARTRLTFTQEAFADAADRDSHESGWSDVLDRLAEALAVREKRA, from the coding sequence ATGCCGAACCCGATGCACACCGACCGGCCACAAGCCGGGCACGCCCTGGTCATCACCCGGGTGCTCGACGCGCCGCCTGATCTCGTGTTCGAAGCCTGGACGTCGGCCGACCACCTCCAGCGGTGGTGGTACCCCCGCCAGGACGGCCGGGACTTCGTCTGCACGTCGTTCGAGATGGACTTCCGCGTCGGCGGTGCCTACCGGTACTCGATCCGCTCGCCGCAGGGGCAGGACTACCCAGCCCACGGCACCTACCTGGAGATCGCGCCGGGGCGGCGGCTGGTGTTCACCTTCCAATGGGACGGTCCGGCTTCGCCCCAGACCTTGATCGCCGTGGACTTCGAAGCCCTGGCCGGCGCCAGGACGCGCCTGACCTTCACCCAGGAGGCGTTTGCCGATGCGGCCGACCGAGACTCGCACGAGAGCGGGTGGAGCGACGTGCTGGACCGG
- a CDS encoding ROK family protein — protein sequence MQACVDIGGTKVAASLVQPGADLSRTLVHRQSEPTVKEGARTALAGQVLRLVDRACAQAGIPASAITEVAVSSTGPFRLHGGRAELVTPNICGGMGEPGRLPNDWTSVPMEAPLAERFPAVRMENDGIAALEAERRWGALQGLDHCAYVTWSTGVGTGLCVGGRVLRGKNGNAGHAGHSYVADADPQALCGCGNRGDLESLVSGTAIRRRFGDRWPGASALMEAAGSGDAAALAVVDDLCRVLGRALYNLAVTLDLQRISLGGSVFLHHQALLLPRLQAQLRGRLPALTDGCDIVAAGLGERVGDYAALALLAAP from the coding sequence ATGCAGGCCTGCGTCGACATCGGTGGCACCAAGGTCGCCGCCAGCCTGGTGCAGCCGGGGGCGGACCTGTCGCGCACGCTGGTGCACCGCCAGTCCGAACCCACGGTGAAGGAGGGCGCCCGCACGGCGCTGGCGGGCCAGGTGCTGCGCCTGGTCGACCGGGCCTGCGCGCAGGCGGGCATCCCCGCCTCGGCCATCACCGAAGTGGCGGTGTCCTCCACCGGGCCGTTCCGGCTGCACGGGGGCCGGGCCGAACTGGTCACGCCCAACATCTGCGGCGGCATGGGTGAGCCCGGGCGCCTGCCCAACGACTGGACCTCCGTGCCCATGGAGGCGCCGCTGGCCGAACGCTTTCCCGCCGTGCGGATGGAGAACGACGGCATCGCCGCCCTGGAGGCCGAGCGCCGCTGGGGGGCGCTGCAGGGCCTGGACCACTGCGCGTACGTGACCTGGAGCACCGGCGTAGGCACCGGGCTGTGCGTGGGCGGGCGCGTGCTGCGCGGCAAGAACGGCAACGCCGGCCATGCCGGCCACAGCTATGTGGCCGACGCCGATCCCCAGGCCCTGTGCGGCTGCGGCAACCGGGGCGACCTGGAGTCGCTGGTGTCGGGCACGGCCATCAGGAGGCGCTTCGGCGACCGCTGGCCGGGTGCAAGCGCACTCATGGAGGCCGCGGGCAGCGGCGACGCGGCCGCCCTGGCGGTGGTGGACGATCTGTGCCGGGTGCTGGGCCGCGCGCTGTACAACCTGGCCGTCACGCTGGACCTGCAGCGCATCAGCCTGGGAGGCAGCGTGTTCCTGCACCACCAGGCACTGCTGCTGCCCCGGCTGCAGGCGCAGCTGCGCGGCCGCCTGCCGGCCCTCACCGACGGGTGCGACATCGTGGCGGCCGGCCTGGGCGAGCGCGTCGGCGACTACGCCGCGCTGGCCCTGCTGGCTGCCCCATGA
- the dapA gene encoding 4-hydroxy-tetrahydrodipicolinate synthase, producing the protein MNATAGNAAQPRHFGAVLTAMVTPFDAQGRLDLGAAQRLARWLAGRGHDALVVAGTTGEGSSLTDEEHSDLVRAVAQAVTIPVLAGTGSGDTARSVALTRRAQGLGAAGVLVVAPYYTRPPQAGLEAHLRAVAGATRLPVMAYDVPLRTGRRIAREVLLRLFREVPNLVAFKDATGDPAAAADLVAQAGAHFDLYAGDDALTLPLLAVGGVGLVGTSTHWTSPVFKELIEAFGRGDVQRARELNQRLLPSFAFASGEDWVFAMSAKAMLRTLGLEVGDCRLPLPPAPPQLAVQARQVWQQLNG; encoded by the coding sequence GTGAACGCCACCGCCGGCAATGCGGCGCAGCCGCGCCATTTCGGCGCCGTGCTGACGGCCATGGTGACGCCCTTCGACGCGCAGGGGCGGCTGGACCTGGGTGCGGCGCAGCGGCTGGCCCGCTGGCTGGCTGGCCGCGGCCATGACGCTCTGGTGGTGGCGGGCACCACCGGCGAGGGCTCCTCGCTCACCGACGAGGAGCACAGCGACCTGGTGCGGGCGGTGGCGCAAGCCGTCACCATCCCGGTGCTGGCCGGCACCGGCAGCGGCGACACGGCGCGCAGCGTGGCGCTCACGCGCCGGGCGCAGGGCCTGGGCGCGGCCGGCGTGCTGGTGGTGGCGCCCTACTACACCCGGCCGCCCCAGGCCGGCCTGGAGGCGCACTTGCGCGCCGTCGCCGGCGCCACCCGCCTGCCGGTGATGGCCTATGACGTGCCGCTGCGCACCGGCCGCCGCATCGCCCGGGAGGTGCTGCTGCGCCTGTTCCGCGAAGTGCCCAACCTGGTCGCGTTCAAGGACGCCACCGGCGATCCGGCCGCGGCGGCGGACCTGGTGGCGCAGGCCGGCGCGCATTTCGACCTGTACGCGGGCGACGACGCGCTGACCCTGCCGCTGCTCGCCGTGGGCGGGGTCGGCCTGGTGGGCACCAGCACCCACTGGACCTCGCCGGTCTTCAAGGAACTGATCGAAGCATTCGGCAGGGGTGACGTGCAGCGTGCCCGCGAGCTGAACCAGCGGCTGCTGCCCTCGTTCGCCTTTGCCAGCGGCGAGGACTGGGTCTTCGCGATGTCGGCCAAGGCGATGCTGCGCACGCTGGGCCTGGAGGTGGGCGACTGCCGGCTGCCGCTGCCGCCGGCGCCACCTCAGCTGGCCGTGCAGGCCCGCCAGGTCTGGCAGCAGCTCAACGGCTGA
- a CDS encoding glutathione S-transferase family protein: MLKLYIGNKNYSSWSMRPWVLLRQAGIPFEEVKVRFDRDADSAFQKTVAAVSPAGLVPVLVDGDLAVWDTLAIAEYLAERFPERALWPRDTRARARARSVCAEMHAGFSALRSHCPMNIEATLPQVGALVWRDQPAVRADVQRIVDMWTGLLEQHGGPMLFGEFSIADAFFAPVCMRLKTYALPVPAPVTDYIRRVGALPGVKAWVDDALAEKDFLDFEEPYRTAR, translated from the coding sequence GTGCTCAAGCTCTACATCGGCAACAAGAACTACTCGTCCTGGTCCATGCGGCCCTGGGTGCTGCTGCGCCAGGCCGGCATCCCGTTCGAGGAGGTCAAGGTCCGCTTCGACCGGGACGCCGATTCCGCGTTCCAGAAAACGGTGGCGGCGGTGAGCCCCGCGGGCCTGGTGCCGGTCCTGGTGGACGGGGACCTCGCGGTCTGGGACACGCTGGCGATCGCGGAATACCTGGCCGAGCGCTTTCCCGAGCGGGCGCTGTGGCCGCGCGATACCCGTGCCCGCGCGCGGGCGCGCAGCGTCTGCGCCGAGATGCACGCGGGCTTCTCCGCCCTGCGCAGCCACTGCCCGATGAACATCGAGGCGACGCTGCCGCAGGTGGGCGCCCTGGTCTGGCGCGACCAGCCGGCAGTGCGCGCCGACGTGCAGCGCATCGTCGACATGTGGACCGGGCTGCTGGAGCAGCACGGCGGCCCAATGCTGTTCGGAGAGTTCTCCATCGCCGACGCCTTCTTCGCGCCCGTGTGCATGCGCCTGAAGACCTATGCCCTGCCGGTTCCCGCGCCTGTCACCGACTACATCCGCCGTGTCGGCGCCCTGCCGGGCGTGAAGGCCTGGGTGGACGATGCGCTGGCCGAGAAGGACTTCCTCGATTTCGAGGAGCCCTACCGGACGGCGCGGTGA
- a CDS encoding multifunctional CCA addition/repair protein, which produces MQIYEVGGAVRDALLGRPVHDRDWVVVGATPEAMMRAGWLPVGKDFPVFLHPETREEYALARTERKTARGYHGFAFHAEPGVTLEQDLARRDLTINAMARDPQGRLIDPFGGQRDLRARVLRHVTEAFREDPVRILRLARFAARFADFAVAPETLALMRGMVQDGEVDALVAERVWQELARGLMEQRPSRMFGVLRECGALARLLPEVDRLWGVPQRAEYHPEVDTGVHLMMVLDMGARLQAPLPVRFACLAHDLGKGTTPAHVLPRHIGHEERSARLLKGLAERLRVPGECRELADVVAREHGNIHRSGEFGAAAVVRLLERCDAFRKPARFADILLACECDARGRGGGLDQRPYPQRETLLAALAAARSVDTASVADAAHASGVAGKNIGDMIHRARVEAVQARMAK; this is translated from the coding sequence ATGCAGATCTACGAAGTCGGCGGTGCGGTGCGCGATGCCCTGCTGGGCCGGCCGGTGCATGACCGCGACTGGGTGGTGGTGGGCGCCACGCCCGAGGCCATGATGCGCGCCGGCTGGCTGCCGGTGGGCAAGGACTTCCCGGTCTTCCTGCATCCCGAGACGCGCGAGGAGTACGCGCTGGCGCGCACCGAGCGCAAGACCGCGCGCGGCTACCACGGCTTCGCCTTCCATGCCGAGCCCGGCGTGACGCTGGAGCAGGACCTGGCCCGGCGCGACCTGACCATCAACGCCATGGCGCGCGATCCCCAGGGACGGCTGATCGATCCGTTCGGCGGCCAGCGCGACCTGCGCGCGCGCGTGCTGCGCCACGTCACCGAGGCTTTCCGCGAGGACCCGGTGCGCATCCTGCGGCTGGCGCGCTTCGCCGCCCGCTTCGCCGACTTCGCCGTGGCGCCGGAGACCCTGGCGCTGATGCGCGGCATGGTGCAGGACGGCGAGGTCGACGCCCTGGTGGCCGAGCGCGTCTGGCAGGAGCTGGCGCGCGGGCTGATGGAGCAGCGGCCCTCGCGCATGTTCGGGGTGCTGCGCGAGTGCGGCGCGCTGGCCCGGCTGCTGCCCGAGGTGGACCGCCTGTGGGGCGTGCCGCAGCGCGCCGAGTACCACCCGGAGGTGGACACCGGCGTGCACCTGATGATGGTGCTGGACATGGGCGCACGGCTGCAGGCGCCGTTGCCGGTGCGCTTCGCCTGCCTGGCGCACGACCTGGGCAAGGGCACGACCCCGGCCCATGTCCTGCCCAGGCACATCGGCCACGAGGAACGCAGCGCCCGGCTGCTCAAGGGCCTGGCCGAGCGGCTGCGGGTGCCGGGCGAATGCCGCGAGCTGGCCGACGTGGTGGCGCGCGAGCACGGCAACATCCACCGCAGCGGCGAATTCGGCGCCGCCGCGGTGGTGCGGTTGCTGGAGCGCTGCGATGCCTTCCGCAAGCCGGCGCGCTTTGCCGACATCCTGCTGGCCTGCGAGTGCGACGCGCGCGGCCGCGGCGGCGGCCTGGACCAGCGGCCCTACCCGCAGCGGGAAACGCTGCTGGCTGCGCTCGCCGCCGCCCGGTCGGTGGACACGGCCTCGGTGGCCGACGCCGCGCACGCGAGCGGGGTGGCCGGCAAGAACATCGGGGACATGATCCACCGGGCGCGCGTCGAGGCCGTGCAGGCCCGGATGGCCAAGTAA